A single window of Pieris rapae chromosome 4, ilPieRapa1.1, whole genome shotgun sequence DNA harbors:
- the LOC111003099 gene encoding mitochondrial thiamine pyrophosphate carrier-like yields the protein MVFYTQNSERKVTIAQSAIAGGIASSVTRAIAQPLDVLKIRFQLQLEPIKNGSKYSSLLQAISSIAREEGVSTLWSGHIPAQLLSISFGVIQFSTYERLTQSFQRTDPQFYTNNKNYLNFSNGAVAATFATILSYPFDTIRTRLVAEQKIHKVYKGFSDTLLTMIRHEGVSSLFKGIVPTVAQIAPYAGIQFCMYKLLTESIFNRLSFFQRSEAMGSVIETTIIANVIAGSIAGLVSKTCVYPFDVIKKRLQIQGFQQHRKAFGRQMYCSGSLQCIMLTINEEGVLALYKGYGPSLVKAIVVTALHFTVYDEIKHVILQMHK from the coding sequence ATGGTGTTCTATACCCAAAACTCTGAGAGAAAAGTAACTATAGCTCAAAGCGCAATTGCAGGTGGAATAGCTAGCTCGGTGACTAGAGCAATAGCACAACCTCTAGATGTCCTTAAAATACGATTTCAATTACAATTAGAACCTATTAAGAATGGATCCAAGTATAGTTCCCTATTACAAGCTATTTCCTCCATAGCTAGAGAAGAAGGAGTATCAACCTTATGGAGTGGCCACATACCCGCGCAATTGCTGTCTATTTCATTTGGtgttatacaattttcaaCTTACGAAAGACTTACGCAAAGCTTCCAAAGAACTGACCcacaattttatacaaataataaaaattatttaaatttctctaATGGTGCCGTGGCAGCTACATTTGCAACCATACTATCCTATCCATTTGACACAATTAGAACAAGGCTGGTAGCTGaacaaaaaattcataaagtatataaaggGTTCAGTGACACTTTATTAACAATGATAAGGCATGAAGGCGTCAGCTCATTATTTAAGGGTATTGTTCCTACCGTAGCACAAATAGCACCATATGCTGGTATACagttttgtatgtataaattacttactgaaagtatttttaatagactTAGTTTCTTTCAAAGAAGTGAAGCTATGGGGTCTGTTATTGAAACTACAATTATTGCAAATGTAATAGCTGGCAGTATAGCTGGCCTTGTATCTAAAACATGTGTATATCCCTTTGATGTTATAAAGAAAAGACTGCAAATACAAGGATTCCAACAGCATAGAAAGGCTTTTGGCCGTCAAATGTATTGTAGTGGATCATTACAGTGTATTATGCTAACTATAAATGAAGAGGGAGTCTTGGCTTTATATAAAGGTTATGGACCTAGTTTGGTAAAAGCTATTGTTGTTACTGCTTTGCACTTCACAGTTTatgatgaaattaaacatGTTATCTTACAGATGCATAAATGA
- the LOC111003046 gene encoding mediator of RNA polymerase II transcription subunit 10, translated as MSSPLEKLETQLEMFIENVRQIRIIVSDFQPQGQSVLNQKIQSLVTGLQEVDKLKSQVHDIHVPTEVFDYIDQGRNPQLYTKDCIDKALAKNEEVKGKIDSYKRFKSHLLSELSKTFPNEIAKYKAIRGGE; from the exons atgtctTCACCTTTGGAAAAGCTCGAAACGCAATTAGAAATGTTCATAGAAAATGTGAGACAAATACGTATTATTGTCAGTGATTTTCAGCCACAGGGACAAAGTGTCTTGAACCAGAAGAT ccaATCTTTGGTCACGGGTCTACAAGAAGTggacaaattaaaatctcaagtACATGACATTCATGTACCAACTGAAGTCTTTGA CTACATTGATCAAGGACGTAATCCTCAACTCTACACAAAAGACTGCATTGATAAAGCATTAGCTAAAAACGAAGAAGTTAAGGGAAAAATTGATTCATACAAAAGATTCAAAAGTCATCTTCTTTCAGAACTTTCTAAAACATTTCCTAATGAAATTGCTAAATATAAAGCTATCAGAGGTGGAGAATAA
- the LOC111003055 gene encoding mitochondrial cardiolipin hydrolase: MRITSRVLSSAAAIAITCVVSAAAYFYKSRKSEVNEVMVFCKLQFNAYNYFDKLISFIESAKKSVNVCMPGIHNPVIQGRLVALLKEKNINVRMIIDRTGYNESTDFFIRELIECGAEVRCNATDPAYTMQHKFCLVDDRILMTGTLNWGNDRSFDNWNYVYITTKSQLVVPVKKEFYQMWEKTSDIENFYQTTTTTGHNEIVMPESSDSEILMPESGDSEIVMLKSDNRDIEMPESGHSVIGIPNDTKANNNIESQSIPHIVLDTKALEKPSTQEFVAFENMVH, encoded by the exons atgCGAATAACTTCACGTGTTCTGTCGTCGGCCGCCGCGATAGCAATAACATGTGTTGTATCAGCTGCtgcatatttttacaaaagccGTAAATCAGAGGTTAATGAAGTAATGGTATTTTGTAAACTACAGTTTAATGCATACAATTACTTTGATAAACTGATAAGCTTCATTGAATCTGCAAAGAAAAGTGTAAACGTCTGCATGCCTGGTATCCACAACCCAGTAATTCAGGGGCGCCTGGTTGCACTGCTAAAGGagaaaaatatcaatgttCGAATGATTATCGACCGCACAGGATATAACGAGTCAACAGATTTCTTTATCCGAGAGCTTATCGAATGTG GTGCTGAAGTAAGATGTAATGCAACTGACCCAGCATATACAATGCAACACAAATTTTGCTTGGTCGATGATAGAATTCTTATGACGGGAACTCTGAATTGGGGTAATGACCGTTCCTTTGACAATTGGAACTATGTGTACATAACAACTAAATCACAACTTGTAGTACCAGTCAAAAAAGAGTTTTATCAAATGTGGGAAAAAACTAGtgatattgaaaatttttatcaaacaacAACTACAACAGGCCATAATGAAATTGTAATGCCAGAATCTAGTGATTCTGAAATTCTTATGCCAGAATCTGGTGATTCTGAAATTGTAATGCTAAAATCTGACAATCGTGATATAGAAATGCCAGAATCCGGACACAGTGTTATTGGAATACCAAATGATACCaaggctaataataatatagaaagcCAAAGTATACCTCACATTGTTCTGGATACAAAGGCATTAGAAAAGCCATCAACACAAGAATTTGTCGCATTTGAGAATATGGTccattaa
- the LOC111003095 gene encoding exonuclease 1: MGITGLIPFIEKASRRSNVSEFSGSTVAIDSYCWLHKGAFACADKLVRGEETDMHIRYCLKYVTMLLSKNIKPILVFDGRHLPAKAMTELKRRESRDISKKRAAELLSLGKIDEARSYIRRSVDITHAMALSLIKECRKRNVDCIVAPYEADSQLAYLNIKNIAQLVITEDSDLILFGCTKVLFKMDLDGTGTLVETAKLPLVMKCPIEKYSFDKFRQMCIMSGCDYLSSLPGIGLAKARQFVTATQDPNFANALRKLPSFFNRSNLVVTDEYRENFLKAEATFRHQYVYDPIERNMCRLEDPDDADVELALCVNAGELLDPETAFQLALGNLDPFTLKKMDDWDPDNRDTSRDIKTSNWKEQPMSPHPSIWNPGFHKFLNQTSPWRKEKESILNVTRPRKKVVNLVTKFVPETQDQDESLSIETLSNMYCIEPANKKQKVTETHDTVLTEIKSTSPILENKDRSFKKRLLGNNSVLKKLSRFPRTFLDDELIESKFFKSDSPGSNQSSEHSPGKHSNENSVQSVCVKSDLVISSNSDDSALGDSEQLENSQKENSPVKVQTSPILQSPRNPFRKLVQDSQDSVIDAEDFMPTTSQIQLIESPPKEANPLSQFSYTSTQTNRQTKKPTCRVPGLKKTVPNNQPTLLSKFGFQKKPVLRR; encoded by the exons atgggTATTACTGGGTTGATTCCCTTTATTGAAAAGGCCTCCCGGAGGTCAAATGTTAGTGAATTTAGTGGATCTACTGTTGCTATCGATAGTTATTGTTGGCTCCATAAAGGGGCTTTTGCCTGCGCTGATAAATTAGTACGTGGAGAAGAAACAGatat GCATATACGTTACTGCTTAAAATATGTGACAATGTTACTatcaaaaaacataaaaccaattttagtttttgatgGACGACATTTACCAGCTAAAGCAATGACAGAATTAAAGAGAAGAGA ATCAAGAGACATATCTAAGAAAAGGGCAGCAGAATTATTAAGTTTAGGAAag ATTGACGAAGCTAGGAGTTACATACGTAGAAGCGTTGATATAACACATGCAATGgctttaagtttaattaaggAGTGTCGGAAACGTAATGTTGACTGTATTGTTGCTCCATATGAAGCAGATTCCCAATTGGCCTACCtcaatataaagaatattgcACAACTAGTCATTACTGAAGATTCCGATTTGATATTGTTTGGTTGTACTAAA gtattatttaaaatggatTTAGATGGAACGGGTACTCTAGTAGAGACAGCTAAGCTACCGTTAGTTATGAAATGTCCAATTGAGAAATACAGCTTTGACAAGTTCAGACAAATGTGTATTATGTCTGGGTGTGACTACCTTTCATCGTTGCCTGGGATCGGTCTGGCCAAGGCCAGGCAATTTGTGACAGCCACACAGGATCCTAATTTCGCTAAT gcGTTAAGAAAACTACCGAGTTTCTTCAACCGTTCGAATTTAGTTGTGACCGATGAATACAGAGAAAACTTTCTCAAAGCGGAAGCCACTTTCCGTCATCAGTATGTGTACGATCCTATTGAGAGAAACATGTGTCGACTGGAAGATCCTGATGATGCAG ATGTGGAATTAGCGTTGTGTGTTAACGCGGGGGAACTGTTAGATCCTGAGACGGCGTTTCAATTGGCTTTAGGAAATCTTGATCCATTCACCTTAAAGAAAATGGACGATTGGGACCCTGACAATCGTGATACAAGT AGGgatataaaaacatcaaacTGGAAAGAGCAACCCATGTCCCCTCATCCAAGTATATGGAATCCAGGTTTccataagtttttaaaccaAACCAGTCCCTGGAGGAAGGAAAAGGAATCTATTTTAAACGTAACAAGGCCTAGGAAGAAAGTTGTGAATTTAGTCACTAAGTTTGTACCTGAAACTCAAGACCAAGATGAAAG CCTATCTATAGAGACTCTTAGTAATATGTATTGCATTGAACCAGCGAACAAAAAGCAAAAAGTAACTGAAACACATGACACAGTTTTGACAGAAATAAAGTCCACGTCACcgatattagaaaataaagacAGATCGTTTAAGAAACGGCTTTTAGGAAATAATTCCGTTTTGAAGAAACTTAGTCGGTTCCCGAGGACGTTTCTGGACGACGAACTAATCGAAAGCAAGTTCTTTAAAAGTGATTCCCCTGGTTCAAATCAAAGCAGTGAACATTCCCCTGGCAAACATTCGAACGAAAATAGTGTTCAAAGTGTGTGTGTGAAAAGTGATTTAGTGATTTCCTCCAATAGTGACGATAGTGCCTTAGGTGATTCCGAGCAATTGGAAAATTCGCAAAAGGAAAATTCTCCAGTGAAAGTTCAGACTAGTCCCATATTACAAAGTCCAAGGAATCCCTTTAGGAAGCTGGTCCAAGATTCTCAGGACTCTGTGATTGATGCAGAGGATTTTATGCCCACTACCTCTCag atacaaCTAATTGAATCTCCTCCAAAAGAAGCAAATCCGTTAAGTCAATTCTCCTACACGAGTACGCAAACAAACAGACAGACAAAGAAACCGACTTGCAGAGTTCCCGGCTTGAAGAAGACGGTGCCAAATAACCAGCCGACTTTGTTGAGTAAATTTGGATTCCAAAAAAA ACCAGTATTGCGGAGGTGA